Proteins from a genomic interval of Oceanispirochaeta crateris:
- a CDS encoding FAD:protein FMN transferase produces MEPISDSQLLLGTSCFITIYSIDKTNDPEEALNRGFKTIEEMENRLSVNIFESEISSLNRLKNASLSPDTLQIIEDSLEIASLSEGRFDPSIGALVSLWGIGTDSQRVPSPQEITQALASVDYTSIDLNENKISLPMDMMIDLGGIAKGSAADLVKNELMSNGVTSAIINLGGNVQLIGGKPDGSSWRIGIQNPEDLRGQYIGILETKDSAVVTSGIYERYFVQDGVHYHHILDTETGYPVNNGIQSLTVIAKNSLLADGLSTALFSLGQEKAMDYAENHPDIDIIVIDDQNRVYLSSHIKDDFRLTNTEDFSYTP; encoded by the coding sequence ATGGAACCCATATCAGATTCACAGCTCCTGTTAGGAACATCCTGCTTCATCACTATCTATTCAATAGATAAAACGAATGATCCCGAAGAGGCTCTAAATCGGGGATTTAAAACCATTGAAGAGATGGAAAATCGCTTGAGTGTAAATATTTTTGAGAGTGAAATTTCCAGTCTCAACAGACTTAAAAATGCCAGTCTGAGTCCCGATACTCTCCAAATTATAGAAGATTCTCTTGAAATAGCGTCCCTTTCAGAAGGTCGCTTTGATCCCTCTATAGGTGCTCTCGTCTCTCTTTGGGGCATTGGTACCGATTCTCAAAGAGTTCCGTCGCCCCAGGAAATTACACAAGCCCTAGCTTCTGTCGATTATACGTCCATCGATTTGAATGAAAATAAAATTTCTCTGCCCATGGACATGATGATAGATCTAGGAGGCATAGCCAAGGGAAGTGCTGCAGATCTTGTAAAAAATGAATTGATGAGCAATGGCGTGACATCAGCCATAATCAATCTGGGAGGAAATGTCCAGCTCATAGGAGGAAAACCAGATGGTTCTTCCTGGAGAATTGGAATACAGAATCCAGAAGATTTGAGAGGGCAGTATATTGGTATTCTGGAAACAAAGGACAGTGCGGTTGTGACCTCTGGTATTTATGAGAGATACTTCGTCCAAGATGGTGTACACTACCATCATATTCTAGACACAGAAACGGGGTATCCGGTCAATAATGGTATTCAGAGTCTGACAGTTATAGCCAAAAACAGTCTCTTAGCGGATGGCCTGTCTACAGCCCTTTTTTCTCTGGGACAGGAAAAGGCAATGGACTATGCTGAAAATCATCCTGATATTGATATCATTGTCATTGATGACCAGAACAGAGTGTACCTCAGTTCCCACATAAAAGATGATTTTAGACTGACCAATACGGAAGATTTCTCTTACACGCCCTAA
- a CDS encoding NADH:ubiquinone reductase (Na(+)-transporting) subunit E, producing the protein MTPDINPFILLFASIFTSNILLANFLGMCSFISISKDIKSSNGLGMAVTVVLTLTAVINWAILNYLLIPMNLLYLRYIVFIIVIAATVQILEMVIDRVSPGLYMSLGIFLPLITVNCAILGVALFIEIRNYNLIQTLFYSFGSGLGWWLAIMALAAIQKKLQKSPVPAGLEGPGITLITIGFMAMAFVGFSGMLNVQ; encoded by the coding sequence ATGACACCGGATATAAATCCCTTCATTCTCCTGTTTGCCTCAATTTTCACCAGCAATATTTTGCTGGCTAACTTTCTGGGGATGTGCTCATTCATCTCCATTTCCAAAGATATAAAGTCTTCTAATGGACTGGGAATGGCTGTGACAGTGGTATTAACCCTTACAGCTGTTATCAACTGGGCTATTTTGAATTACCTGCTGATACCGATGAATCTGCTTTATCTGCGATATATCGTATTCATAATCGTCATTGCCGCTACAGTTCAGATACTTGAAATGGTTATAGACAGAGTGTCTCCTGGACTCTATATGTCTCTGGGAATATTCCTGCCTCTTATCACTGTAAACTGTGCCATATTGGGTGTAGCCCTTTTTATAGAAATTAGAAACTATAACTTGATACAGACTTTATTCTATAGCTTTGGCTCCGGCTTAGGCTGGTGGCTGGCAATCATGGCATTGGCAGCCATACAGAAGAAACTGCAAAAATCACCCGTCCCGGCAGGACTTGAAGGTCCGGGAATCACATTAATCACCATAGGTTTCATGGCTATGGCGTTTGTCGGATTTTCCGGCATGCTGAATGTTCAGTAA
- a CDS encoding class I SAM-dependent methyltransferase has translation MQKKENSWFSDEWFWKTYGPIMFDDQRLKNSVYEVERIMELCGIKKNDNVLDCCCGLGRHSLELAQKGCRVSGLDLSQGYLDLAKAEAEKRSLKVDFIHKDARTIDYENQFDAIINMFTSFGYFDDPDEDLELLRKLHRALKPGASLFMEMMGKEILARDFEERTWFEREGIKIMLEYSVDLNWTELCNRWLFYKDDVMTEYSFSHRIFSASEMAAMLWKAGFSTIEIFGSFEKDLYDHNAKNLILIAHKDAD, from the coding sequence ATGCAGAAAAAAGAAAATTCATGGTTTTCAGATGAATGGTTCTGGAAAACCTACGGACCTATAATGTTTGATGACCAGAGATTGAAGAACTCTGTGTACGAAGTTGAGCGGATTATGGAACTTTGTGGCATAAAAAAGAACGATAATGTCCTTGATTGCTGTTGCGGCCTGGGGCGGCATAGTCTTGAATTAGCCCAAAAAGGCTGCCGTGTCAGCGGTTTGGATTTATCTCAGGGGTATCTGGACCTGGCCAAAGCAGAAGCAGAGAAAAGATCTCTGAAGGTTGATTTTATTCACAAGGATGCCAGAACCATCGATTATGAGAATCAATTCGACGCTATCATCAATATGTTTACATCTTTTGGCTATTTTGACGATCCAGATGAAGATCTTGAATTGCTACGAAAATTACATCGGGCCCTCAAGCCGGGAGCCTCTCTTTTCATGGAAATGATGGGCAAGGAAATCCTGGCCAGAGATTTTGAAGAGAGAACCTGGTTTGAACGGGAAGGCATAAAGATCATGCTTGAATATTCAGTTGATTTGAATTGGACCGAATTATGCAACAGATGGCTCTTTTATAAAGATGATGTTATGACTGAATATAGCTTTTCCCACAGAATCTTTTCAGCATCCGAGATGGCAGCTATGTTGTGGAAAGCCGGTTTCTCAACCATTGAAATTTTTGGGAGTTTTGAAAAAGATCTTTACGACCACAATGCTAAAAATCTTATCCTGATTGCCCATAAGGATGCAGATTAG
- a CDS encoding SpoIIE family protein phosphatase, whose translation MNLKDLQREASSVRNSILKLEYANRAVLNANAAPLDTLKWAGIEVTDALRNFSENENLIYLNQNTVSRIDEIKDLFYERDFDAYYEQIENELSKVRQRLYNTTLELELQDMTEQGFQSDSGFKTMVKIQEDVRTFILWHRPLADSFVSVTNAIISEVQDQIATIILQTGITVFVGIFLSLFLIIALYRNMIKKLRSVNDGIRKISSGDLLTRINIESEDELGTIGQNFNLLTETIWHKVNNIGSIIHNMGQSLSSEADALVLEQSILDLAIENTHADSGALYIPDHEERTIFCKIKTSNFATPYDHDDMEESIPFGKTVIGISVLSGEPLFLRTLKGQNLIPERGLFDKGYISSCLILPLVSEKTVIALLCLQKNNENQFFSDMDYSNIQSFVEFSAVTLNNLAQYKELLKSSGLNREMEIASDIQKSLLPPRLPRVDGFDLSVKTYTQKGISGEIYDFFPLGVDRWLFCLAEVEEKGIASSMLLVILRTLVRILVKPEQEPAEMLNNIFDNFHETTGLDTNIKISLCLMEPKKKVFHFCGTSDQKMILFDRKSETMKLVSALQKEEGRFISVKGTLRKDVFLLMMTDGFHRTLNEENQMYGWDPPQRILKQYGDHTADWLQDAINKDLTFFERNLGQRDDRTLFIAKYKGASR comes from the coding sequence ATGAATCTAAAAGACCTGCAGAGAGAAGCCAGTTCCGTTAGAAACAGTATTTTGAAACTGGAGTATGCCAACCGCGCTGTTTTAAATGCAAACGCAGCACCCTTGGACACATTGAAATGGGCCGGGATTGAGGTTACGGATGCTTTGAGGAACTTTTCTGAAAATGAGAACCTTATCTATCTCAATCAAAACACCGTTTCTCGTATTGATGAAATCAAGGATCTATTTTATGAACGGGATTTTGATGCTTATTATGAACAAATTGAGAATGAACTGTCTAAAGTAAGACAAAGACTTTACAACACAACTCTTGAACTTGAGCTTCAGGATATGACAGAACAGGGATTCCAGTCTGATTCTGGTTTTAAAACCATGGTAAAAATTCAAGAGGATGTCAGGACGTTTATTCTTTGGCATAGACCTCTTGCTGACTCTTTTGTTTCTGTAACCAATGCTATTATTTCAGAAGTTCAGGATCAAATAGCCACGATCATACTGCAGACAGGGATTACTGTTTTTGTCGGGATATTTTTATCTTTGTTTCTCATCATTGCTCTGTATCGAAATATGATTAAAAAATTAAGGTCGGTGAATGATGGTATCCGGAAAATTTCTTCAGGAGACCTGCTGACGAGAATCAATATTGAATCGGAAGACGAACTAGGAACAATCGGTCAGAACTTTAATCTACTGACAGAAACAATCTGGCATAAGGTCAACAATATTGGAAGCATCATTCACAATATGGGACAATCCTTGTCATCAGAAGCTGATGCTCTGGTCCTGGAACAGTCAATTTTGGATTTGGCCATAGAAAACACCCACGCCGATTCTGGAGCCCTCTATATACCCGACCATGAAGAGCGGACAATATTTTGCAAAATTAAAACCAGTAATTTTGCAACACCCTACGATCACGATGATATGGAAGAGTCTATTCCTTTTGGAAAAACAGTCATTGGTATTTCAGTCCTCTCGGGAGAACCCTTGTTTCTCAGGACTCTGAAAGGTCAGAATCTTATTCCTGAGAGGGGGCTTTTTGATAAAGGGTATATTTCATCCTGTTTGATTTTGCCTCTCGTGTCTGAAAAAACAGTCATTGCCCTTCTCTGCCTGCAGAAAAACAATGAGAACCAATTTTTCTCAGATATGGATTATAGCAATATTCAATCTTTTGTAGAATTCAGTGCCGTTACCTTAAACAATCTGGCCCAGTATAAGGAGCTGCTCAAATCGTCTGGATTAAACCGGGAAATGGAAATTGCCTCGGATATTCAAAAAAGTCTCTTGCCGCCAAGATTGCCGAGAGTGGATGGCTTTGATTTATCCGTTAAGACTTATACTCAAAAAGGTATCAGTGGCGAGATCTATGATTTCTTTCCCCTGGGAGTCGACCGTTGGCTTTTTTGCCTGGCAGAAGTTGAAGAAAAGGGAATCGCCTCATCCATGCTCCTTGTAATTTTAAGAACACTCGTGAGAATTCTAGTAAAACCGGAGCAGGAACCAGCAGAAATGCTGAACAATATCTTTGATAATTTTCATGAAACGACAGGTTTGGATACGAACATTAAGATAAGCCTCTGTCTGATGGAACCAAAGAAGAAAGTCTTTCATTTTTGCGGTACTTCTGATCAGAAAATGATTCTTTTTGATAGGAAGTCTGAGACAATGAAGTTAGTTTCGGCTCTGCAGAAAGAAGAAGGACGATTTATTTCAGTAAAAGGAACTCTTAGAAAAGATGTTTTTCTTCTGATGATGACAGATGGATTCCATAGGACATTGAATGAGGAAAATCAAATGTACGGATGGGATCCTCCACAACGAATACTAAAACAGTACGGCGATCATACTGCTGATTGGCTACAGGATGCGATCAATAAGGATCTTACTTTTTTTGAAAGGAATCTGGGTCAGCGGGACGACCGCACCTTGTTCATAGCCAAATATAAAGGAGCATCCAGATGA
- a CDS encoding NADH:ubiquinone reductase (Na(+)-transporting) subunit F: MSFLIAPLTIACLSAVLAALIAVIDRIVNNYGECQIDINNGTKVLTVKGGEPLLSLLSSEGIYLPSACGGKGSCGACKCQVETDIGPHLPTETPYLTKEEIKDKIRLSCQVKVKSDLSINIPEELFNVKQFDATVVSIKDVTYDIKEVVFDLGDETITFHSGMYIQIVVPPYDKIKGTTQRAYSMSSRPLDHNRVELLIRLVPGGIATTYVHEHLKEGDKMGLVGPFGDFRRSSTDSIMLCVAGGSGMAPFKSILHDMIDSNITHRDVWYFFGARSLRDMFYMDEMYAMAKENPWFHFVPALSEPQPEDNWTGETGLITDVLDRFIKNTIGADKDMEGYLCGSPGMINACNNVMTGNGIPLEKIYYDSFA, translated from the coding sequence GTGAGTTTTTTGATTGCACCTCTAACAATAGCCTGTCTCTCAGCAGTGTTAGCGGCATTAATCGCCGTCATAGATAGAATCGTCAACAATTATGGTGAGTGCCAGATTGATATCAATAATGGTACTAAGGTATTAACGGTGAAGGGAGGGGAGCCACTCTTGTCTCTTCTCTCATCTGAAGGTATCTATCTTCCCTCAGCATGTGGAGGGAAAGGGAGTTGTGGAGCCTGTAAATGTCAGGTAGAGACCGATATTGGTCCTCATTTACCCACTGAAACACCATATCTTACGAAAGAAGAGATAAAAGATAAGATTCGTCTCTCCTGTCAGGTCAAGGTTAAATCAGATCTGTCTATCAACATTCCAGAAGAACTTTTTAATGTTAAACAATTTGATGCTACCGTCGTGAGCATTAAAGATGTCACTTATGACATTAAGGAAGTTGTATTTGATTTGGGAGATGAAACGATCACCTTCCATTCCGGCATGTATATTCAGATTGTGGTGCCCCCCTACGATAAAATCAAAGGAACCACTCAGAGGGCCTATTCCATGTCATCCAGACCACTGGATCATAATCGTGTAGAACTCCTTATTCGTTTGGTTCCTGGTGGTATTGCCACAACCTATGTTCATGAACACCTCAAAGAAGGGGATAAAATGGGCTTGGTTGGACCATTCGGTGATTTTAGACGATCTTCTACCGATTCCATCATGCTCTGTGTTGCCGGTGGTTCCGGAATGGCTCCCTTTAAATCGATTCTGCACGATATGATTGACAGTAATATTACACACAGGGATGTGTGGTACTTCTTTGGTGCCCGTTCTCTAAGAGACATGTTTTATATGGATGAGATGTATGCTATGGCCAAAGAAAATCCCTGGTTTCACTTTGTTCCGGCCCTTTCAGAGCCACAACCGGAAGATAATTGGACAGGAGAAACTGGTCTCATTACCGATGTCCTTGATCGATTTATTAAGAATACGATTGGTGCAGATAAAGATATGGAAGGCTATTTATGCGGTAGTCCCGGTATGATCAATGCCTGCAACAATGTGATGACAGGCAATGGCATACCTCTTGAAAAGATCTATTACGACAGCTTTGCCTGA
- a CDS encoding GAF domain-containing SpoIIE family protein phosphatase, whose protein sequence is MKIWLDEWNETYNAIINPFILELNRFSGSELSEEGTQLGFYNLYLAKSKVNDIPVLEQLKLIRSYQVSLDHFLEIYQFSIEEMNRKLEIEVSQYTRNSISLVTSAVTLVLFLSLFLSYIFSRGIVKRVENTNSLVQMMTEGTLEFTSDKESTDEFDDLVQEYHYFSKGLSDRLNSLKFLLQDIGNSIGTDTDIDAFQETIVELGMDSIHADAAMLFLVDSEKNELNLVRRTGLCPPPFALDKSITMVRSNVEEYFESHPLNVETPVFGNIMNTGAALFIKDNETSKGLPYNAISDEWLFISSMIILPLIVGKQLMGMLVFYNTSRHKLFSDLDFTFIKAYSDYTAQSIDNVYKYQTLLENREIQKEIDIAAAIQKRLLPSKMPEFKIGSAMIHSRPARGISGDYFDAIRLDEDKILYTVCDVAGKGVPASMLMIMIRTILHSICHRHRKANTLLKELNYHISGRIGVDQYATMAVFVLDEKKKEISYSNAAHHPLYLFRNKERQFRSFDTEGLPIGVDKTAVFGHKLIRLHDQDYLFLFTDGLPEARSLSGKELSVEQLLRFLAENLEKAPSDLIPAVEAHIEDFAKDAKQHDDQTFLALQIS, encoded by the coding sequence ATGAAAATCTGGTTGGATGAGTGGAATGAAACCTATAATGCCATTATCAATCCCTTCATTCTTGAATTGAATCGATTTAGCGGATCAGAGCTTTCCGAAGAGGGTACGCAACTTGGATTTTATAATTTGTACCTTGCGAAATCCAAGGTCAATGACATTCCGGTTCTGGAGCAATTGAAACTCATCCGTTCCTACCAGGTCTCTTTAGACCATTTTTTAGAAATCTATCAGTTCAGCATAGAAGAGATGAACAGAAAGCTGGAGATAGAAGTCTCTCAGTATACAAGGAACAGCATCTCTCTAGTCACTTCTGCTGTCACCCTGGTTCTTTTTCTCTCTCTTTTCCTATCGTACATTTTTTCAAGGGGAATCGTCAAAAGAGTCGAAAACACAAACAGCCTGGTCCAGATGATGACAGAAGGGACACTCGAGTTTACATCAGACAAGGAATCTACCGATGAATTTGATGATCTTGTTCAAGAATATCATTACTTTTCAAAGGGTCTTTCGGATCGTCTGAATTCATTGAAATTCCTCCTTCAGGACATTGGTAATTCCATCGGAACAGATACTGATATTGATGCTTTTCAGGAGACCATTGTCGAGCTTGGTATGGATTCCATTCACGCCGATGCCGCCATGCTTTTTCTTGTTGATAGTGAGAAAAATGAACTCAATCTGGTGCGCAGGACCGGACTCTGTCCTCCCCCCTTTGCATTGGATAAGAGCATTACCATGGTAAGAAGCAACGTGGAGGAGTATTTTGAATCTCATCCCCTCAATGTGGAGACACCAGTTTTCGGTAATATCATGAATACAGGTGCGGCTCTTTTTATCAAAGATAATGAAACTAGCAAGGGACTCCCCTATAATGCTATCAGTGATGAATGGCTTTTTATCTCTTCTATGATCATTTTGCCCCTCATTGTGGGAAAACAGCTGATGGGAATGCTAGTCTTCTATAACACAAGTCGTCATAAGTTATTTTCCGACCTAGACTTTACTTTTATCAAAGCATATAGCGACTATACGGCTCAGTCTATTGATAACGTTTACAAGTATCAGACCCTTCTTGAAAATAGAGAAATACAGAAAGAGATAGATATTGCCGCAGCCATTCAGAAGAGACTCCTGCCTTCTAAAATGCCTGAGTTTAAAATCGGCAGTGCCATGATCCATTCCCGTCCGGCGAGAGGGATCAGTGGTGATTATTTTGATGCTATCCGTCTGGATGAGGATAAAATCCTGTATACGGTTTGTGATGTTGCCGGTAAGGGTGTTCCGGCCTCCATGCTGATGATTATGATCCGAACCATCCTTCATTCTATCTGTCATCGTCACCGTAAGGCCAATACTTTGTTAAAGGAATTGAATTATCATATTTCTGGAAGGATTGGTGTTGATCAATATGCAACTATGGCAGTCTTTGTCTTAGATGAAAAGAAAAAAGAAATTTCCTATTCTAATGCGGCACACCATCCGCTTTATCTCTTTAGAAACAAGGAGAGACAGTTCAGGAGCTTTGATACGGAAGGACTCCCTATCGGAGTGGATAAAACGGCTGTGTTTGGACATAAATTAATCAGGCTCCATGATCAGGATTATCTTTTCCTGTTTACCGATGGTTTACCCGAGGCTAGGAGTTTGAGCGGAAAAGAGCTGTCAGTGGAACAGCTTCTCCGCTTCCTTGCCGAGAATCTAGAGAAAGCGCCCAGCGATCTGATACCCGCTGTTGAGGCTCATATTGAAGATTTTGCCAAGGATGCAAAGCAGCACGATGATCAGACCTTCCTGGCTCTGCAGATTAGTTAA
- a CDS encoding HdeD family acid-resistance protein, translated as MEGKIENADQDETYRNAWFYTLVLGLISTVTGLILFIFPTIGMVFISLIFSFYLIWLGISQIVIGYKLSSIQKNWWILLLRGIIMLILGFVVISFPISFAKVGAGVPLVLTGLFLIFYGVQDLISKHFPGSGINHTLSSIMIILTGALLCFAPVSSALIIFRLLGLTTFTGGILHVIRALYNRNKINAGKTEI; from the coding sequence ATGGAAGGTAAAATTGAAAATGCAGACCAGGATGAAACCTATAGAAATGCATGGTTTTATACTCTGGTTTTGGGTCTTATCAGCACTGTAACCGGTTTGATCCTTTTTATTTTCCCAACCATAGGGATGGTCTTTATCTCTTTGATTTTTAGTTTCTATCTAATCTGGCTGGGAATTAGCCAGATAGTCATCGGATATAAATTATCATCGATTCAAAAGAATTGGTGGATCTTGCTCTTGCGGGGCATCATCATGCTCATTCTGGGTTTTGTAGTGATCTCTTTTCCTATCAGTTTTGCAAAAGTAGGAGCAGGTGTACCTCTTGTCTTAACCGGGTTGTTCCTGATTTTCTATGGAGTTCAGGATCTAATTTCCAAGCATTTTCCTGGCAGCGGTATAAATCATACTTTATCAAGCATCATGATTATTTTAACAGGAGCACTCTTGTGTTTTGCCCCTGTAAGCTCTGCTTTGATAATTTTCAGGCTCCTGGGACTGACGACCTTTACTGGTGGTATACTCCATGTCATCAGAGCCCTTTATAACAGAAATAAAATAAATGCGGGAAAAACAGAGATTTAA
- a CDS encoding NADH:ubiquinone reductase (Na(+)-transporting) subunit D gives MNEISPSEILKNNVWHNNPVFVQILGICSTLAVTNNLTNTFIMTVALIFVAALTNVTVSLLKSLIPRKVRMIVQTLIIAFYVIIVDILLRAYMPEVSKSLGPYVGLIITNCIIMGRAEAFAQANGPLLSFWDGVTSGLGYMWVLMIIASIRELLGFGTLFGIPVLPEFFTRWTIMVMAPSAFFLLGTFLWIVKSIMLKKGAAK, from the coding sequence ATGAATGAAATAAGCCCTTCGGAAATATTAAAAAACAATGTGTGGCACAACAACCCGGTTTTTGTACAGATCCTGGGAATTTGCTCCACTCTGGCAGTCACAAACAATTTGACCAACACATTTATCATGACCGTAGCTTTGATCTTTGTAGCGGCTTTGACAAATGTAACGGTGTCACTATTAAAATCACTCATTCCACGTAAAGTCAGGATGATTGTACAGACACTCATCATTGCATTCTACGTGATCATTGTAGATATCCTTCTGAGAGCCTACATGCCAGAGGTCAGTAAATCTCTTGGGCCCTATGTGGGTCTGATCATTACCAACTGTATTATCATGGGACGGGCAGAAGCATTCGCACAGGCCAATGGACCTCTCCTGTCTTTCTGGGACGGTGTAACCTCAGGATTGGGCTATATGTGGGTTCTGATGATCATAGCCTCCATTCGAGAGCTACTGGGTTTTGGAACCCTTTTCGGAATCCCTGTTCTTCCTGAATTTTTTACACGATGGACCATCATGGTTATGGCTCCCAGTGCATTTTTCCTACTGGGAACCTTCCTGTGGATCGTTAAATCCATAATGCTGAAGAAAGGAGCCGCGAAATGA